A DNA window from Mucilaginibacter xinganensis contains the following coding sequences:
- the glgB gene encoding 1,4-alpha-glucan branching protein GlgB, giving the protein MAKKHDQTEPAQPAAKSAAAKKTVKPKADVPKETVANAKIAGKKVAAAGPKAVAKKEVEAKAILNAVEPYSRFTDFDIALFKSGKHYKLYEKFGSHVVEFEGVIGTYFAVWAPNAQHVSLIANFNGWNRESHPLFVRWDGSGIWEGFIPNVGVGETYKYYIRSSTGEDLEKSDPFALRWEVAPKTASIVADTYYEWKDVEWMAGREGHNGLNRPYSVYEMHIGSWARNHESPDEFLTYDQLADKLVPYITEMGFTHVEFMPIMEHPYYPSWGYQITGFFAASSRYGTPQQLMYLIEQLHKAGIGVILDWVPSHFPGDIHALYNFDGTHLYEHADVRKGFHPDWKSYIFNYGRNEVRAFLISNAIFWLDRYHADGLRVDAVASMLYLDYSRNHGEWETNIYGGNENLEAISFLKEFNEAVYSMFPDTQTIAEESTSFTGVSRPVYTGGLGFGMKWMMGWMHDSIKYFSTDPLYRKYHHNQITFSLIYAFTENFMLPFSHDEVVYGKGSMLRKMPGDEWQQFANLRLLYSYMFTHPGTKLLFMGAEFGQGTEWNYQNSLDWYLLEYPNHQGIKATVKALNHLYRDEPALYEKGFEWSSFEWVDGGNSNDSILIYNRKGHDAENDLVVVLNMTPITHHGYRIGMPSKGKWSEIFNSDAKAFWGSGVENTNPLATEPVSWHGRDNSIMITVPPLGATIFKKTAVAPAKYELKK; this is encoded by the coding sequence ATGGCAAAAAAACACGATCAAACGGAACCTGCACAGCCTGCGGCTAAGTCTGCGGCAGCAAAAAAAACAGTTAAGCCAAAGGCAGATGTTCCGAAAGAAACAGTTGCTAACGCTAAAATTGCAGGTAAAAAAGTAGCAGCAGCCGGGCCAAAAGCCGTGGCAAAAAAAGAGGTAGAAGCTAAAGCAATTTTAAATGCGGTTGAGCCCTACAGTCGTTTTACTGATTTTGATATTGCATTATTTAAATCGGGTAAGCACTACAAGCTATACGAAAAGTTTGGTTCACACGTAGTTGAATTTGAAGGTGTAATTGGAACTTATTTTGCCGTTTGGGCGCCTAATGCGCAGCATGTTAGCCTTATAGCAAATTTTAACGGCTGGAATCGCGAGTCGCACCCCTTGTTTGTACGATGGGATGGATCAGGAATTTGGGAAGGATTTATCCCAAATGTTGGCGTAGGCGAAACCTATAAATATTACATCAGATCATCAACCGGCGAAGACCTTGAAAAAAGTGATCCTTTTGCATTACGCTGGGAAGTTGCCCCCAAAACAGCATCCATTGTTGCCGATACTTATTATGAATGGAAAGATGTTGAATGGATGGCTGGCCGTGAAGGTCACAACGGACTTAACAGGCCCTATTCAGTTTACGAGATGCATATCGGCTCCTGGGCCAGGAATCATGAAAGCCCGGATGAATTTTTAACATACGATCAGCTGGCTGATAAATTGGTGCCGTATATAACGGAAATGGGCTTTACACATGTAGAGTTTATGCCGATTATGGAGCATCCCTATTATCCAAGCTGGGGTTACCAGATCACCGGTTTTTTTGCTGCTTCATCACGCTATGGCACCCCACAGCAATTGATGTACCTTATTGAGCAATTACACAAGGCGGGGATAGGGGTGATACTGGACTGGGTACCTTCGCATTTTCCCGGCGATATCCATGCGCTTTATAATTTTGACGGAACACATCTGTATGAACACGCTGATGTACGCAAAGGCTTCCATCCCGACTGGAAGTCATATATTTTTAATTACGGACGTAACGAAGTTCGTGCGTTTTTGATAAGTAACGCTATTTTTTGGTTAGATAGGTATCATGCCGACGGCTTGCGTGTTGACGCAGTCGCGTCCATGCTATACCTTGATTATTCGCGTAACCATGGTGAGTGGGAAACAAATATCTACGGAGGTAATGAGAACCTGGAAGCGATCTCGTTTTTGAAAGAATTTAACGAGGCTGTTTACAGCATGTTTCCGGATACACAAACCATTGCCGAAGAGTCAACTTCGTTTACAGGGGTAAGCCGCCCTGTTTATACAGGCGGGCTGGGCTTCGGAATGAAATGGATGATGGGCTGGATGCACGATTCGATCAAGTATTTTTCAACTGATCCCTTATATCGTAAATATCATCACAATCAGATAACCTTTAGCCTGATCTATGCGTTTACCGAAAACTTTATGCTCCCTTTCTCGCATGATGAGGTAGTATATGGTAAAGGATCAATGTTGCGCAAAATGCCAGGCGATGAGTGGCAGCAATTTGCCAACCTGCGCTTGCTTTATAGCTATATGTTTACCCATCCCGGTACCAAGCTGCTGTTTATGGGGGCTGAGTTTGGGCAGGGAACGGAGTGGAACTACCAAAATTCGCTGGACTGGTATTTACTTGAATATCCAAATCATCAGGGGATAAAGGCCACTGTTAAAGCGTTAAATCATTTATACAGGGATGAGCCTGCATTATATGAAAAAGGTTTTGAATGGAGTAGCTTTGAATGGGTTGACGGCGGTAACTCAAACGATTCTATCCTGATCTATAACCGTAAAGGGCACGATGCCGAAAATGACCTTGTTGTCGTGCTCAATATGACCCCGATAACCCACCATGGATACAGGATTGGCATGCCGTCTAAAGGTAAATGGAGTGAAATCTTTAATTCAGATGCGAAAGCTTTCTGGGGAAGCGGTGTCGAAAATACTAATCCGTTAGCTACCGAGCCAGTTAGCTGGCATGGTAGGGATAACTCCATTATGATAACGGTGCCGCCTTTAGGAGCCACAATATTCAAA